The segment AAGGCCGTCACCCTGATCTTCCATCCGGCGCGGTTGCATCAGTTGCTGCGCGGTGATCGGTGCCGCCGGCGTGGTGCTGCCGGCGGCCTGCTCACCATATCTGAGCGCCAACGCCGCCCTCGCAAAGGCCTGCTGCTCCTCGGGCTGCAGCATCAGCCCCTTCATGCCCTGCGTGGCGGCGTCCACCGCCTTGAAGTCCTCCAGCACCCGGAATGCGCCCTCGATGACTTCGTGCTGGATCTGGCCCTTGTGCGGGATACGGATGTCCTCGATCACGTCGCCCACGACCAGTCCGTTGCAACAGACAAAGCGGAACACCCCGGCCAGCATCTGGTAGGAGCTGGCGCCGTCGTGGCTGTTGATCAGGATGATCTCGTTCGCTTCGGAGCGGCCTTGCTGCAGCTGTCTGGCATGGCACATGCGGATCATGTGCTTGGTGAACTCGGTTTTGCCCTCAACGCGGCTGCCACCCTGGGCCACCATGAAGGGCTCGAAGCCCTCCTTGTGCCTCTATGGCACCGCGTGCTTCGACCCGCCGCAGGCATTGAAGGAGTTCCGGTGGCTCGATCTCCCCTATCGGCCGTTTGCCGATCCATGGGAAGGCGTCCTGTTCAAGCCGGATCTGGGTGCGCTTGGCATGCCCCGCGCTGACCTTTGCCTGGTGCACCGTTTCGAGCCACTCCCGTGCGACTGCTTCAAACGATCCGACCACCGGTAAACCGGCCTCGTCGCGCAACTCCGCTTCGCGCTGCCGTGAGGCTTGCGCTTTGGCCTCCATCCGCGCGTCGCTCGGATCCACGCCTTGTGCAACCAGGCGCCGGGCTTCGTCGGCCTTCTGCCGGGCCAGCGCCACGCCGGTATCCGGATACGTGCCCAGGCTCAGCGTTTTGCGGAGCCCTTGGAAGCTGTAGTCCAGCCGCCAGCCGTGCGAGCCGCCGCGGACATAGAGAAGCAGGTACAGGCCGTCTCCGTCGCTCAGACGCCTGCGTGGATCACCCGGCTTGATGGTGCGGATCGTCAGATCTGACGGGATCAGGTTGCGAGCCATGCAGTAACTCCTGGCGCACTTCGCGTGCTTTTTCCAAGTTACTGTAAAAG is part of the Shinella sp. XGS7 genome and harbors:
- a CDS encoding DUF932 domain-containing protein, with translation MVAQGGSRVEGKTEFTKHMIRMCHARQLQQGRSEANEIILINSHDGASSYQMLAGVFRFVCCNGLVVGDVIEDIRIPHKGQIQHEVIEGAFRVLEDFKAVDAATQGMKGLMLQPEEQQAFARAALALRYGEQAAGSTTPAAPITAQQLMQPRRMEDQGDGLWLSFQRAQENLMRGGQPGRSAQGRRIQTRAVGSIDRGVQLNRALWVLAEEMRKLKA
- a CDS encoding integrase arm-type DNA-binding domain-containing protein — its product is MARNLIPSDLTIRTIKPGDPRRRLSDGDGLYLLLYVRGGSHGWRLDYSFQGLRKTLSLGTYPDTGVALARQKADEARRLVAQGVDPSDARMEAKAQASRQREAELRDEAGLPVVGSFEAVAREWLETVHQAKVSAGHAKRTQIRLEQDAFPWIGKRPIGEIEPPELLQCLRRVEARGAIEAQGGLRALHGGPGWQPR